Within the Dialister hominis genome, the region TTCCTGCCTGACATCCACAGGAAAGGGGCGGCGAAGGAAACGGACTCCACATGGAGCCAGATCAAGTTCTTCATGAAGATTCCGCGTGTGCGCATCATGACATTCATGCAGTTCCTCTGCAACTTCGGCATCACCGGCATCGGGCCGATCCTGCCGCTCTATATCAAGTCGATGATGGGGGATTCGCCCATCGTTGCGACCGTCGTCGGGTTCATTATCTTCATTTCCGGCGGCTGCAGCGCGCTCGCATCGCTCAATACCGGCCGCATCACGTCGCGCTTCGTCATCCATCGGGTGCTCATCACCGCGACGATATTCGTCGGCTTCACCTTCATCATGCAGTACCTCATGACGACCGTCGCGGGACTTGGTTTCTTCCGCGGCATCACGGGCCTTGGCATGGGCTTCATCGCACCGTGCACGAATACGATCATCGCCAAATCTGTGCCGCCTGAAAAACGCTCGATCGTCTTCGGCGTCGTTTCTTCCGTCTTCCTGATGGGCAACGTCGCCGGCCCTGTCTGCTCGGGCGCCATTGCAAACTACTTCGGCTATGCCATGGTCTTCTGGTCCACAGCTATCGCTTTCTTCCTTGCTGCCTGCGTCATCATCTGGAATTTCAGGGGCGAAAAGGAAATTTAAGTAAGGAGTCATTATGGAAATCCGCGTTTTGAAATACTTTCTCACGGTCGCCCGCGAAGGGAGCATCACGAGAGCGGCCGAGATCCTCCACGTCACGCAGCCTACGCTTTCCCGCCAGATCCTGGAGCTTGAAAGGGAAACGGGCGTGAAACTCCTGGACAGGGGCAGCCGTCATGTGAGCCTTACCTCTGACGGGCTCCTTCTCAAAAGGCGTGCTGAGGAAATCGTCGATCTCGTCGACAAGACGGAAAAAGAACTCTCCGGCAACAAGACCGTCGAGGGCACGGTAAACTGCGCCGGCGGCGAGCTCCTTGTCATGGATCATTTTTCTGATCTCATCATGCGCTTCCAGGAAAAACATCCCCTTGTCCGTTTCGATATCAATACGGACATCACGGGGAGGGTGAATGAAAAAATGGACTCCGGCCTGATCGACACGGCCATCT harbors:
- a CDS encoding MFS transporter; amino-acid sequence: MKNWKHVIYLVCAIQIGAGISMMGIMSFLPLFLSELGITDPGEAAFWAGIIIGVTPFMIAFSAPFWSIQADRRGPKTVMSIVLIAVVLSSFFSGITTAPWQLLLLRTLQGLVGGFVPIGLSIVVSVTPEEKTSWSMGYFQAAMVMGIMFGPLLGGAVADTFGYRMPFYAFSLLAFLCLIALQIFLPDIHRKGAAKETDSTWSQIKFFMKIPRVRIMTFMQFLCNFGITGIGPILPLYIKSMMGDSPIVATVVGFIIFISGGCSALASLNTGRITSRFVIHRVLITATIFVGFTFIMQYLMTTVAGLGFFRGITGLGMGFIAPCTNTIIAKSVPPEKRSIVFGVVSSVFLMGNVAGPVCSGAIANYFGYAMVFWSTAIAFFLAACVIIWNFRGEKEI